CGGCAATGGACTCGCGCGCCACGCGCGTCGGGTCATGACGTTTGGACCCGATGGTATAGCTCCACAGACTGCCCGGGTACCCGGGAACGATACCCAGATACGTGCGCACGAGGGGGAAGATCCGGCGCATGTTCTGCACCTGCTGCTTCAGCTCGTCGGCCATGAACAGGGGCGAGCTGCTCTGGGCGGCTAGGAGGCCGTCGTCGCACAGCGAGCGGGCCACGTCTTCGTAAAAGCTGGGTCCGAATAATCCGACAGCGGGGCCGATGGGGTCTGTCGAGTCGACGATGATCACGTCGAACTGGGCCGGATTCTCGCGCATAAAGGCGATGCCATCACCGATGACGAGGCGAGCGCGCGGGCTCTCAAAGGAGCCGCCGGACACCGATGGGAGGTACTCCCGACACGTGTCGACCACCGCTCGATCGATCTCGACCTGGACGACGTCCACGTTTGGGTGCTGGAGGACGTGGCGCAGGGCGCCGCCGTCCCCTCCGCCCACGATCAGCACTCGCCTGGGCGCTGGATGGGACATCAGGGGCACGTGGACCAGCATCTCGTGGTACATGAACTCGTCGAACTCGGACGTTTGGAGGGCGCGATCGAGAACGAGCACCCGCCCAAAGGGCTCCGTGTCCAAGATCTCCAAGTCCTGGAAGCCGGTGTTGAAGGAGGCCAGCCGCTCACGGACGCGAATGCCGTGAGCGAATCCGCCACGCTCGGCCTCGAAGTACCAGTCGCCAGGTTCTCCCAGGAGGTCCATCAAGCTACTCGACCACGATGCCGCGGACGATGTGCATCATTTGGATGCGCTCCGGGGAGAAATGTTCGCGCACCGCTTCGATGGCGCCGCCCATGTCGCGCTCTTCGCCACAGGTGAA
This DNA window, taken from Chloroflexota bacterium, encodes the following:
- the speE gene encoding polyamine aminopropyltransferase; protein product: MDLLGEPGDWYFEAERGGFAHGIRVRERLASFNTGFQDLEILDTEPFGRVLVLDRALQTSEFDEFMYHEMLVHVPLMSHPAPRRVLIVGGGDGGALRHVLQHPNVDVVQVEIDRAVVDTCREYLPSVSGGSFESPRARLVIGDGIAFMRENPAQFDVIIVDSTDPIGPAVGLFGPSFYEDVARSLCDDGLLAAQSSSPLFMADELKQQVQNMRRIFPLVRTYLGIVPGYPGSLWSYTIGSKRHDPTRVARESIAERLARGAIPTRYYTPDVHHAAFALPPFIADILE